A genome region from Mycolicibacterium litorale includes the following:
- a CDS encoding lysophospholipid acyltransferase family protein: MPPDRPEVAKWDPEFTAAIAKTVGAAIRRYFRSDVRGLEAIPPAGGALVVANHSGGMLTPDVLIFAPAFYQRFGYDRPVYTLAHYGVFVPPLGSLLRRAGVIEASRENAGKALRSGAVVLVFPGGDYDSYRPTFSENKIDFAGRTGYVRTAIEAGVPIVPMVSIGGQETQLFLARGDSIARRLGLKRARMEILPVSFGFPFGLSLIFPPNLPLPSKVVTRVLEPIDITAQFGEDPDVAEVDQHVRTVMQKALNELARERRFPVLG, translated from the coding sequence GTGCCACCCGACCGGCCCGAGGTCGCGAAGTGGGACCCGGAGTTCACCGCGGCCATCGCCAAGACGGTCGGCGCCGCCATCAGGCGCTACTTCCGCTCCGATGTCCGCGGACTGGAGGCGATCCCACCCGCCGGGGGCGCGCTGGTCGTCGCGAACCACTCCGGCGGCATGCTCACCCCGGACGTGCTGATCTTCGCGCCGGCGTTCTATCAGCGGTTCGGGTACGACCGACCGGTGTACACGCTGGCCCACTACGGGGTGTTCGTCCCACCGCTGGGCAGCCTGCTGCGCCGCGCCGGAGTGATCGAGGCCAGCCGTGAGAACGCCGGTAAGGCGCTGCGCTCCGGCGCGGTGGTCCTGGTCTTCCCCGGCGGCGATTACGACTCGTACCGACCGACGTTCTCCGAGAACAAGATCGACTTCGCGGGCCGCACCGGCTACGTGCGCACGGCCATCGAGGCCGGGGTGCCCATCGTCCCGATGGTGTCGATCGGTGGGCAGGAGACTCAGCTGTTCCTCGCGCGCGGTGACTCCATCGCCCGGCGCCTCGGGCTCAAGCGGGCCCGAATGGAGATCCTGCCGGTCAGCTTCGGCTTCCCCTTCGGCCTGTCGCTGATCTTCCCGCCCAATCTGCCGCTGCCGTCGAAGGTCGTGACCAGGGTGCTCGAACCCATCGACATCACCGCGCAGTTCGGCGAGGATCCGGATGTGGCCGAAGTCGACCAGCACGTCCGCACCGTGATGCAGAAGGCGCTCAACGAACTCGCGCGCGAACGTCGTTTCCCGGTGCTGGGGTGA
- the fadD12 gene encoding acyl-CoA ligase FadD12, translated as MQTLWRARLIAPMRPDRYLRMGGAVRRVGMTATVGFATAAQRCPDRPGLVDERGTLTFRELDDESDALAVALQQLPGGTPGTVAIMCRNHRGFVQALLAANRIGANALLLNTSFAGPALAEVAEREGADVVIYDEEFAETVGVALAKLPDALPIVAWTDEPGADTETTVDALIDAHRGQRPRPAERSSETILLTSGTTGTPKGAKRSAGSGGAGDLKAVLDRTPWRAEETTVIVAPMFHAWGFSQLLFAGLLACTIVTRRRFDPEATLALVDEHRATGLVVVPVMFDRIMDLPDEVRARYSGRSLRFATASGSRMRPDVVTAFMDQFGDVIYNNYNATEAGMIATATPADLRAAPDTAGTPADGTEIRIFDPDFRELPPGETGSIFVRSGTLFDGYTSGATKDFHDGFMASGDVGYLDEAGRLFVVGRDDEMIVSGGENVYPIEVEKTLAAHPGVAEAAVLGVDDEKYGQRLAAFVVPADGASVTAEELKEHVRGNLANYKVPREIKVLDELPRGGTGKVLRNELLAQLD; from the coding sequence ATGCAGACCCTGTGGCGCGCACGGCTCATCGCCCCCATGCGACCGGACCGCTATCTGCGCATGGGCGGCGCCGTGCGCAGGGTGGGGATGACGGCGACGGTCGGGTTCGCCACCGCGGCGCAGCGCTGTCCCGACCGGCCGGGACTGGTCGACGAACGCGGCACCCTGACGTTCCGGGAACTCGACGACGAATCGGATGCGCTGGCCGTCGCGCTGCAGCAGTTGCCCGGCGGCACTCCCGGGACAGTCGCGATCATGTGCCGCAACCACCGCGGCTTCGTCCAGGCGCTGCTGGCCGCCAACCGCATCGGGGCCAACGCGCTGCTGCTGAACACGTCGTTCGCCGGGCCTGCACTGGCCGAGGTCGCCGAACGCGAGGGCGCCGACGTCGTGATCTACGACGAGGAGTTCGCCGAGACCGTCGGGGTGGCGCTGGCGAAGCTGCCCGATGCGCTGCCCATCGTCGCCTGGACCGACGAGCCCGGCGCGGACACCGAGACCACCGTGGACGCTTTGATCGACGCGCACCGGGGGCAGCGCCCGCGCCCCGCCGAGCGCAGCAGTGAGACCATCCTGCTGACCTCCGGAACGACGGGAACGCCGAAGGGCGCGAAGCGTTCCGCGGGCAGTGGTGGCGCGGGCGACCTCAAGGCCGTGCTGGACCGCACGCCGTGGCGCGCGGAGGAGACCACGGTCATCGTCGCGCCCATGTTCCACGCGTGGGGGTTCTCGCAGTTGTTGTTCGCCGGGCTGCTGGCCTGCACGATCGTCACCCGGCGCCGCTTCGATCCGGAGGCCACGCTGGCCCTGGTCGACGAGCACCGCGCCACCGGCCTCGTGGTGGTGCCGGTGATGTTCGACCGGATCATGGATCTCCCCGACGAGGTGCGGGCCCGCTACAGCGGCCGGTCGCTGCGCTTCGCCACCGCCTCGGGTTCGCGGATGCGTCCCGACGTCGTCACCGCGTTCATGGACCAGTTCGGCGACGTCATCTACAACAACTACAACGCCACCGAGGCCGGCATGATCGCCACCGCGACACCCGCCGACCTGCGGGCCGCACCCGACACCGCGGGCACACCGGCCGACGGCACCGAGATCCGCATCTTCGATCCGGACTTCCGCGAGCTGCCCCCGGGCGAGACCGGCAGCATCTTCGTGCGCAGCGGCACGCTGTTCGACGGGTACACCTCGGGTGCCACCAAGGACTTCCACGACGGCTTCATGGCTTCCGGTGACGTCGGGTACCTCGACGAGGCGGGACGGCTGTTCGTCGTCGGCCGCGACGACGAGATGATCGTCTCCGGCGGCGAGAACGTCTACCCGATCGAGGTCGAGAAGACGCTGGCCGCCCATCCGGGGGTGGCCGAGGCCGCGGTACTCGGGGTGGACGACGAGAAGTACGGCCAGCGCCTTGCCGCATTCGTGGTGCCCGCCGACGGTGCGTCGGTCACGGCCGAGGAACTCAAGGAACACGTCCGCGGCAACCTCGCGAATTACAAAGTGCCGCGGGAGATCAAGGTGCTCGACGAACTCCCGCGCGGCGGCACCGGCAAGGTGCTGCGCAACGAACTGCTCGCCCAGCTCGACTAG
- a CDS encoding WS/DGAT/MGAT family O-acyltransferase, with the protein MKRLNGMDAMLLYSETPNLHTHTLKVAIIDATSYDIDHDSPYSFEVFRRTIARRLHLLEPLRYRLIDIPLRFHHPMWLENCDIDLDYHVRTVSVPAPGGRRELDEVIGRIASTPLDRSRPLWEFYFAEGMPDNRYALIGKVHHTLADGVASANLLARLMDLAGAAPDERDHYTTCEPPTRSQLLAEASRDHLQKAVEFPGLVSQAVRGAVRVRRRTRDQRGGDEMAKMFRTPPTFLNHVVSPARTFATAPVSLADLKETAKHLGVTFNDLVLSVAAGGLRELLLRYDGRADRPLLASVPVATDRSPDRVTGNEISGLAVSLPVHIDDPLRRVRLTALATKRAKEVHDLMGPRLQGRMMEYLPPPVAPSAFRWQAQHAAHNRIMNVAVSSVPGPRERGHIGGADVTEIYSVGVLSAGSAFNMTVWSYVDQVDISVLSDDQTFDDIHEATDAMLHGLAEIRRAAGLPAELRPVDTAMAPATAVAP; encoded by the coding sequence GTGAAGCGACTCAACGGCATGGACGCCATGCTGCTGTACAGCGAGACGCCCAACCTGCACACCCACACCCTCAAGGTGGCGATCATCGACGCCACCTCCTACGACATCGACCATGACAGCCCGTACTCGTTCGAGGTGTTCCGCCGCACCATCGCCCGCCGGCTGCACCTGCTCGAGCCGCTGCGCTACCGGCTGATCGACATCCCGCTGCGGTTCCACCATCCGATGTGGCTGGAGAACTGCGACATCGACCTCGACTACCACGTCCGGACCGTGTCGGTGCCCGCCCCCGGCGGCCGCCGCGAACTCGACGAGGTCATCGGCCGCATCGCCAGCACCCCGCTGGACCGCAGCCGGCCGCTGTGGGAGTTCTACTTCGCCGAAGGCATGCCCGACAACAGGTACGCACTGATCGGCAAGGTCCACCACACGCTGGCCGACGGCGTCGCGTCGGCGAACCTGCTGGCCCGGCTGATGGACCTGGCCGGCGCGGCGCCCGACGAACGCGACCACTACACGACGTGCGAGCCGCCGACCCGGTCACAGCTGTTGGCCGAGGCCAGCCGCGACCACCTGCAGAAGGCCGTCGAATTCCCCGGCCTGGTGAGCCAGGCGGTGCGCGGGGCGGTGCGGGTGCGGCGGCGCACTCGCGATCAGCGGGGCGGCGACGAGATGGCGAAGATGTTCCGGACGCCCCCGACGTTCCTCAACCACGTGGTGTCGCCCGCGCGCACCTTCGCCACTGCGCCGGTGTCGCTGGCGGATCTGAAGGAGACGGCCAAACACCTCGGCGTCACGTTCAACGATCTGGTGCTGTCGGTCGCCGCCGGCGGACTGCGCGAACTTCTGCTGCGCTACGACGGGCGCGCCGACCGGCCGCTGCTGGCGTCGGTGCCCGTGGCCACCGACCGCTCCCCCGACCGGGTGACCGGAAACGAGATCAGCGGGCTGGCGGTGTCGCTGCCCGTCCACATCGACGACCCGCTGCGCCGGGTGCGGCTGACGGCGCTGGCGACCAAGCGCGCCAAGGAAGTTCACGATCTGATGGGTCCCCGCCTGCAGGGCAGGATGATGGAATACCTGCCGCCGCCGGTGGCGCCCAGCGCATTCCGCTGGCAGGCGCAGCACGCCGCGCACAACCGGATCATGAACGTCGCGGTGTCGAGCGTGCCGGGTCCGCGCGAGCGTGGACACATCGGCGGCGCCGACGTCACGGAGATCTACTCCGTCGGCGTGCTCTCGGCGGGAAGCGCTTTCAACATGACCGTGTGGAGTTACGTCGACCAGGTCGACATCTCCGTGCTCTCCGACGACCAGACGTTCGACGACATCCACGAAGCGACCGACGCGATGCTGCACGGGCTCGCCGAGATCCGGCGCGCCGCAGGATTGCCCGCCGAACTGCGCCCGGTCGACACCGCGATGGCACCGGCCACCGCGGTCGCGCCCTAG
- a CDS encoding mycofactocin-coupled SDR family oxidoreductase — translation MAGRVEGKVAFITGAARGQGRAHAVRLAQEGADIIAVDICKQIDSVRIPLSTPEDLAETADLVKNLDRRIYTAEVDTRDFDALKAAVDAGVEQLGRLDIIVANAGIGNGGETLDKTSEGDWEDMIDVNLGGVWKTVKAGVPHLLAGGRGGSIILTSSVGGLKAYPHTGHYVAAKHGVVGLMRTFAVELGPQNIRVNSVHPTNVNTPLFMNEGTMKLFRPDLENPGPEDMKVVGQLMHTLPIGWVEPEDIANAVLFLASDESRYITGVTLPIDGGSCLK, via the coding sequence ATGGCAGGACGCGTAGAAGGCAAGGTCGCATTCATCACCGGTGCGGCCCGCGGACAGGGCCGGGCACACGCGGTGCGGCTGGCGCAGGAGGGCGCCGACATCATCGCCGTCGACATCTGCAAGCAGATCGACAGCGTCCGGATCCCGCTGTCGACGCCCGAGGATCTCGCCGAGACCGCGGACCTGGTCAAGAACCTCGACCGACGCATCTACACCGCCGAAGTCGACACCCGTGACTTCGATGCGCTGAAGGCCGCCGTGGACGCCGGTGTCGAGCAGCTGGGCCGACTCGACATCATCGTTGCCAACGCCGGCATCGGCAACGGCGGCGAGACGCTGGACAAGACCAGCGAGGGCGACTGGGAAGACATGATCGACGTCAACCTGGGCGGCGTGTGGAAGACCGTCAAAGCCGGTGTCCCCCACCTGCTGGCCGGCGGCCGGGGCGGCTCGATCATCCTCACCAGCTCGGTCGGCGGCCTCAAGGCCTACCCGCACACCGGCCACTACGTGGCGGCCAAACACGGTGTGGTGGGCCTGATGCGGACGTTCGCGGTCGAACTCGGCCCGCAGAACATCCGCGTGAACTCCGTGCACCCGACCAACGTCAACACGCCGCTGTTCATGAACGAGGGCACCATGAAGCTGTTCCGCCCCGATCTGGAGAACCCGGGCCCCGAGGACATGAAGGTCGTCGGCCAGCTGATGCACACCCTGCCGATCGGGTGGGTCGAGCCCGAGGACATCGCCAACGCCGTACTGTTCCTCGCTTCCGACGAGTCGCGCTACATCACCGGTGTCACGCTGCCCATCGACGGCGGCAGCTGCCTGAAGTAG
- a CDS encoding TetR/AcrR family transcriptional regulator encodes MPRRSPVQFIHVLPTRPGFELPVSTPSEEPAWKQRAVERSIKTAKLRAAQRVQRFLDAAQAIIIEKGSTDFTVQEVVDRSRQSLRSFYLQFDGKHELLLALFEDALSRSADQIRAATASHTDPIERLKVAIQLLFETSRPDPAAKRPLFTDFAPRLLVSHPAEVKVAHAPLLILLAELMEEASAAGQLREGINPKRMAAMTMQTVMFVAQSSGGADDGSVHPITADEVWDFVAHGFARI; translated from the coding sequence ATGCCCAGGCGTTCTCCGGTACAGTTCATTCATGTTCTCCCGACTCGGCCAGGCTTCGAGCTGCCGGTGAGCACACCCAGCGAAGAGCCGGCTTGGAAGCAGCGGGCCGTCGAGCGGTCGATCAAGACCGCCAAACTCCGCGCCGCGCAGCGTGTCCAGCGGTTCCTCGACGCCGCTCAGGCGATCATCATCGAGAAGGGCAGCACGGATTTCACCGTGCAAGAGGTGGTCGATCGGTCGCGGCAGTCGCTTCGCAGTTTCTACCTGCAGTTCGACGGTAAGCACGAACTGCTCCTGGCGCTCTTCGAGGATGCGCTGAGCCGGTCGGCCGACCAGATCCGGGCCGCCACCGCCAGCCACACCGACCCTATCGAGCGTCTGAAAGTGGCCATTCAGCTGCTGTTCGAGACCTCGCGGCCGGATCCCGCCGCCAAACGGCCGCTGTTCACCGACTTCGCCCCGCGTCTGCTCGTCTCGCATCCCGCCGAGGTCAAGGTCGCGCACGCGCCGTTGCTCATCCTGCTCGCCGAGCTCATGGAAGAGGCCAGCGCCGCCGGTCAACTGCGGGAGGGGATCAACCCCAAGCGGATGGCCGCGATGACGATGCAGACGGTCATGTTCGTCGCTCAATCCAGCGGCGGCGCCGATGACGGCTCCGTCCATCCGATCACCGCCGACGAGGTCTGGGACTTCGTCGCGCACGGGTTCGCCCGCATCTGA
- a CDS encoding acyl-CoA dehydrogenase family protein, protein MQLTFDADVEAFRAEFVAFLDAHQPREADAAQRPRSSADVPEWARRWQRLLFDNGWLLPGHPPEFGGRNATILQQYVHQLELSRRRIYQSFNPQGVGIIAASLISFGTPEQQRKWAVPILRAELTAALGMSEPGAGSDLASLRTRAVRAPDSGHYVVNGQKVWTSGANEADVILTFVRTDPDAAKHRGISVLMIPTDSPGVVRRPFASICDADEKDFNEVFFTDVEVPAENLIGAENDGWRVANGSLGHERTMLWLSYGDRLQDLIDDFPARTALDRDHYATMVMDSMALRLLGSVALARAARGIDDGAALSVLKLLGSEAGQAATGHALAAAGVEGLAHPTTVGPWTPLNLDAYSCGWFERYTRSFAGTIAGGTSEIQRNIVAQRLLGLPRN, encoded by the coding sequence GTGCAGCTGACTTTCGACGCCGACGTCGAAGCTTTCCGCGCCGAGTTCGTGGCGTTCCTCGATGCACACCAGCCCCGGGAGGCCGACGCGGCGCAGCGCCCCCGATCCTCGGCCGACGTGCCGGAGTGGGCCCGTCGCTGGCAGCGCCTGCTGTTCGACAACGGCTGGCTGCTGCCCGGTCATCCGCCCGAGTTCGGCGGCCGCAACGCCACCATCCTCCAGCAGTACGTTCACCAGCTCGAGCTGTCGCGGCGGCGCATCTACCAGAGTTTCAACCCGCAGGGCGTGGGCATCATCGCCGCGTCCCTGATCTCGTTCGGCACGCCCGAACAGCAGCGAAAGTGGGCGGTGCCGATCCTGCGCGCCGAGCTCACCGCCGCGCTGGGGATGAGTGAACCGGGCGCCGGTTCGGACCTCGCGTCGCTGCGCACCAGGGCCGTGCGCGCACCGGATTCCGGCCACTACGTGGTCAACGGGCAGAAGGTCTGGACGTCGGGGGCCAATGAGGCCGACGTCATCCTCACCTTCGTGCGGACCGATCCGGATGCGGCCAAACACCGCGGCATCAGCGTGCTGATGATCCCCACCGATTCCCCCGGTGTCGTCCGCCGTCCGTTCGCGTCAATCTGCGATGCCGACGAGAAGGACTTCAACGAGGTCTTCTTCACCGACGTCGAGGTGCCCGCGGAAAACCTGATCGGCGCCGAGAACGACGGGTGGCGGGTGGCCAACGGGTCACTGGGGCACGAGCGCACGATGCTGTGGCTCAGCTACGGCGACCGGCTGCAGGATCTGATCGACGACTTCCCGGCCCGCACGGCGCTCGACCGCGACCACTACGCCACCATGGTCATGGACTCGATGGCGCTGCGGCTGCTCGGTTCGGTCGCGCTCGCCCGGGCAGCGCGCGGGATCGACGACGGCGCCGCCCTGTCGGTGCTCAAACTGCTGGGCTCCGAGGCCGGGCAGGCCGCCACCGGACACGCACTGGCCGCGGCCGGGGTGGAGGGTCTGGCACACCCCACCACGGTCGGGCCGTGGACGCCGCTCAACCTCGACGCCTACTCGTGCGGCTGGTTCGAGCGGTACACCCGCAGCTTCGCCGGCACCATCGCCGGCGGCACATCGGAGATCCAGCGCAACATCGTCGCCCAGCGACTGCTCGGATTACCCAGGAACTAG
- a CDS encoding enoyl-CoA hydratase, whose product MYIDYEVADKIATISLNRPEVANAQNTELLDELDAAWTRAAEDPEVVVIVLRANGKHFSAGHDLRGGGPVPDKITLEFIIAHESKRYLEYTLRWRNVPKPSIAAVQGRCISGGLMLCWPCDLILAADDALFSDPVALMGIGGVEYHGHTWELGPRKAKEILFTGRPLTAEEAERTGMVNRVVPRDDLDAETRALAEQIAAMPPFALRQAKRAVNQTLDVQGFYAAIQSVFDIHQTGHGNALSVGGWPVLVDLDKMKSTVQ is encoded by the coding sequence GTGTACATCGACTACGAGGTCGCCGACAAGATCGCGACCATCTCGCTGAACCGGCCCGAGGTGGCCAACGCGCAGAACACCGAACTCCTCGACGAACTCGACGCGGCGTGGACGCGAGCCGCCGAGGACCCCGAGGTCGTCGTGATCGTGCTGCGCGCCAACGGAAAACACTTCTCCGCCGGCCACGATCTGCGGGGCGGCGGCCCGGTGCCCGACAAGATCACCTTGGAATTCATCATCGCCCACGAGTCGAAGCGCTACCTCGAGTACACGCTGCGGTGGCGCAACGTGCCCAAACCGTCGATCGCCGCCGTGCAGGGCCGCTGCATCTCCGGCGGGCTGATGCTGTGCTGGCCCTGTGATCTGATCCTCGCCGCAGACGACGCCCTGTTCTCCGACCCGGTCGCGCTGATGGGGATCGGCGGGGTCGAATACCACGGCCACACCTGGGAATTGGGGCCGCGCAAGGCCAAGGAGATCCTGTTCACGGGCCGGCCGCTGACCGCCGAGGAGGCCGAACGCACCGGCATGGTCAACCGGGTGGTGCCCCGCGACGACCTCGACGCCGAGACCCGCGCGCTGGCCGAGCAGATCGCCGCGATGCCGCCCTTCGCGCTGCGGCAGGCCAAGCGGGCGGTCAACCAGACTCTCGACGTGCAGGGCTTCTACGCCGCGATCCAGTCGGTGTTCGACATCCACCAGACCGGTCACGGCAACGCGTTGAGCGTGGGCGGATGGCCGGTGCTGGTCGACCTCGACAAGATGAAGAGCACCGTCCAGTAA
- a CDS encoding acyl-CoA dehydrogenase family protein has product MLEASLRKTMLTASGPDLDAALTELGWAEMLTDMPETAVPLVFRLLGETGSHASVLVDVVLHATGNTIGDTVELPLPYAGNAWVVWDRISAQSADPTLGGLPLRREEEGYPIRVAEARMAVGWWLVGSARAMLTLACRHAKDRVQFGRPIAQFQAVRHRLAETLVAIEGAEATLTLPGSENPDLNALLAKAAAGKAALTAARNCQQVLAGIGFTAEHDLHIHVKRTLVLDGLLGSSRELTRRAGAGLRARGSAPRLANL; this is encoded by the coding sequence ATGCTCGAAGCATCTCTGCGCAAGACCATGCTGACGGCGTCGGGCCCCGACCTCGACGCCGCGCTCACCGAACTCGGCTGGGCCGAGATGCTGACCGACATGCCCGAAACGGCCGTGCCGCTGGTGTTCCGGCTTCTCGGTGAGACCGGTTCGCACGCTTCGGTTCTCGTCGACGTCGTGTTGCACGCCACCGGCAACACGATCGGCGACACCGTCGAGCTGCCGCTGCCGTACGCCGGCAACGCGTGGGTGGTGTGGGACCGGATCAGCGCGCAGAGCGCCGATCCGACACTCGGCGGGCTGCCGCTGCGCCGTGAGGAGGAGGGCTATCCCATCCGGGTGGCCGAGGCGCGGATGGCGGTCGGCTGGTGGCTGGTCGGATCGGCCAGGGCGATGCTGACGCTGGCGTGCCGGCACGCCAAGGACCGGGTGCAGTTCGGCCGGCCCATCGCCCAGTTCCAAGCCGTGAGGCACCGGCTGGCCGAGACGCTGGTGGCCATCGAGGGCGCCGAGGCCACGCTGACGCTGCCCGGCTCGGAGAACCCCGACCTGAACGCGCTGCTGGCCAAGGCCGCCGCGGGGAAGGCGGCGCTGACGGCGGCCAGGAACTGCCAGCAGGTGCTCGCCGGAATCGGTTTCACCGCCGAACACGATCTGCACATCCACGTGAAGCGGACACTGGTACTCGACGGATTGCTGGGCAGCTCACGCGAACTCACGCGCCGAGCGGGAGCGGGGCTGCGGGCCCGCGGCTCGGCGCCCCGGCTGGCCAACCTGTAG